One region of Catenuloplanes indicus genomic DNA includes:
- a CDS encoding NAD(+)/NADH kinase, giving the protein MGMVHTVGLVLHPQRDSKIAIDTIVEWARARGVTVLGLPDEIARIDCSAVPAGEVELLDRSDLLVSLGGDGTMLRSMRLSAGRSTPVLGVNLGRLGFLAEIDVDELPETLSRIDGHDFTVESRMAIRTLLPDGSEVTAFNDIALARVPGEGMAGVAISVQGAPFVRYAADAVIVATSTGSTAYSFAAGGPIVSPTVEGFLVVPSSAHSSFNRALVLSADEEVVLDLLPSSGELALEVDGIISGRLKPGDQICVSARRAAANVVRLGRTTFYERARRKLRVNGSAEVD; this is encoded by the coding sequence ATGGGCATGGTTCACACCGTCGGGTTGGTGCTGCACCCGCAACGCGACTCGAAAATCGCGATAGACACGATCGTCGAGTGGGCACGCGCCCGCGGTGTGACCGTGCTGGGGCTGCCGGACGAGATAGCGCGCATCGACTGCAGCGCGGTCCCGGCCGGCGAGGTGGAGCTGCTCGACCGGTCCGACCTGCTGGTCAGTCTCGGCGGCGACGGCACCATGCTGCGCAGCATGCGGCTGTCCGCCGGGCGCAGCACGCCGGTGCTCGGCGTGAACCTGGGCCGGCTCGGCTTCCTCGCCGAGATCGACGTTGACGAGCTGCCCGAGACGCTGTCCCGGATCGACGGGCACGACTTCACGGTCGAGTCCCGGATGGCGATCCGCACGCTGCTGCCGGACGGCTCCGAGGTGACCGCGTTCAACGACATCGCGCTGGCCCGGGTGCCCGGCGAGGGCATGGCCGGCGTGGCGATCTCGGTACAGGGCGCGCCGTTCGTGCGGTACGCCGCGGACGCGGTCATCGTGGCCACGTCGACCGGTTCCACCGCGTACAGCTTCGCGGCCGGCGGCCCGATCGTCTCCCCCACCGTCGAGGGTTTCCTGGTCGTGCCGTCGTCCGCGCACTCCAGCTTCAACCGCGCGCTGGTGCTCTCCGCGGACGAGGAGGTCGTGCTCGACCTGCTGCCGAGCAGCGGCGAGCTGGCGCTCGAGGTGGACGGCATCATCTCCGGCCGTCTCAAGCCCGGCGACCAGATCTGCGTCAGCGCCCGCCGGGCCGCCGCCAACGTGGTCCGCCTCGGCCGCACCACGTTCTACGAACGCGCCCGCCGCAAACTCCGCGTCAACGGCTCCGCCGAGGTCGACTGA
- a CDS encoding nitrate/nitrite transporter, translating into MSTATTIAPTDTIAAAARRHGRWIDDWRPEDPDFWANGGAKIARRNLIFSIFSEHIGFSIWTLWSVLVLFLGPAYGIDPAQKFLLTAAPAALGSVVRLPYTFAVATFGGRNWTIISALLLLIPAGLAAFLIQPGVSYTTLLIIACVAGVGGGNFASSMANINAFYPQRLKGWALGLNAGGGNLGVAVVQLVGLAVLATAGAGRPGLIAGIYIPLIVVAAVASALYMDNLTVASNEKGALREVSRDPHTWIMSVLYIGTFGSFIGFGFAFGQVLQVQFKDSFSTPVEAAYLTFLGPLLGSLIRPIGGALADRFGGAFVTMLNFAAMGAGAAVVLYASTARSLPLYLVGFVLLFVFSGVGNGSTYKMIPAIFKAKSTLSDAPPEIAEARARRLSGALIGIAGAIGAFGGVLVNIAFRQSFLTTGSAEAAYLAFIAYYALCLAVTWFVYLRPSPSRLAGV; encoded by the coding sequence ATGAGCACCGCGACGACGATTGCACCCACTGACACGATCGCCGCAGCGGCGCGGCGGCACGGACGCTGGATCGACGACTGGCGGCCGGAGGACCCGGACTTCTGGGCGAACGGCGGCGCGAAGATCGCCCGCCGGAACCTGATCTTCTCGATCTTCTCCGAGCACATCGGCTTCTCCATCTGGACGCTCTGGTCCGTGCTGGTCCTCTTCCTCGGTCCCGCCTACGGCATCGACCCGGCGCAGAAGTTCCTGCTCACCGCCGCACCGGCCGCGCTCGGCTCGGTGGTGCGGCTGCCCTACACGTTCGCGGTCGCCACGTTCGGCGGCCGGAACTGGACGATCATCAGCGCGCTGCTGCTGCTGATCCCGGCCGGGCTGGCCGCGTTCCTGATCCAGCCGGGCGTCTCGTACACCACGCTGTTGATCATCGCGTGCGTGGCCGGTGTCGGCGGCGGCAACTTCGCGTCCTCGATGGCGAACATCAACGCGTTCTACCCGCAGCGGCTCAAGGGCTGGGCGCTCGGCCTGAACGCGGGCGGCGGCAACCTCGGCGTGGCCGTGGTGCAGCTGGTCGGCCTCGCAGTGCTGGCCACGGCCGGTGCCGGACGGCCCGGCCTGATCGCCGGCATCTACATCCCGCTGATCGTGGTCGCCGCGGTCGCGTCCGCGCTCTACATGGACAACCTGACCGTGGCATCGAACGAGAAGGGCGCGCTGCGCGAGGTCAGCCGCGACCCGCACACCTGGATCATGTCGGTGCTCTACATCGGCACGTTCGGGTCGTTCATCGGCTTCGGGTTCGCGTTCGGCCAGGTGCTCCAGGTGCAGTTCAAGGACTCGTTCAGCACGCCGGTCGAGGCCGCGTACCTGACGTTCCTCGGCCCGCTGCTCGGCTCGCTGATCCGGCCGATCGGCGGCGCGCTCGCGGACCGGTTCGGCGGCGCGTTCGTGACCATGCTCAACTTCGCCGCGATGGGCGCCGGTGCGGCCGTCGTGCTGTACGCGTCGACCGCCCGCTCGCTGCCGCTCTACCTGGTCGGCTTCGTGCTGCTGTTCGTCTTCTCCGGCGTCGGGAACGGCTCCACGTACAAGATGATCCCGGCGATCTTCAAGGCGAAGAGCACGCTGAGCGACGCGCCCCCGGAGATCGCCGAGGCCCGCGCGCGCCGCCTCTCCGGCGCGCTGATCGGCATCGCTGGCGCGATCGGCGCGTTCGGCGGCGTGCTGGTCAACATCGCGTTCCGCCAGTCCTTCCTGACCACCGGCTCGGCCGAGGCGGCCTACCTCGCGTTCATCGCCTACTACGCGCTCTGCCTCGCCGTCACCTGGTTCGTCTACCTCCGCCCGTCCCCGAGCCGCCTCGCCGGCGTCTGA